Proteins encoded in a region of the Streptomyces akebiae genome:
- a CDS encoding mechanosensitive ion channel family protein, with product MTRTLTLDDYLVAGIILVAGLLAAFLLRLLLRWLGGHATKTRWGGDDVIVDTLRSLVPWSAFVGGAAAAAAVLPLTKTVQHNVNQCLTVLFILVATVTAARVIAGLVRTLAQSRAGVAGSVTIFVNITRVTVLAIGVLVILQTLGIPIAPLVTALGVGGLAVALALQDTLANLFAGIHILASKTVQPGDYIKLSSGEEGYVVDINWRQTTIKSLSNNLVIIPNGQLAGTNMTNFNQPEQDMTLLVQVGVGYDSDLEHVERVTNEVIAETMKEVEGAVPDHEPAVRFHTFGDSRIGMTVILGVGEFSDQYRIKHEFIKRLHRRYRAEGISVPVPRRAITLQPAGTTVEIPHQRESTIELAP from the coding sequence ATGACCCGGACCCTCACCCTCGACGACTATCTCGTGGCCGGAATCATCCTGGTCGCGGGCCTGTTGGCCGCCTTCCTGCTGCGGCTGCTGCTGCGCTGGCTCGGCGGTCACGCGACGAAGACCCGCTGGGGCGGTGACGACGTCATCGTCGACACGCTGCGCTCGCTGGTGCCCTGGAGCGCGTTCGTCGGCGGCGCGGCGGCCGCGGCGGCGGTGCTGCCGCTGACGAAGACCGTGCAGCACAACGTGAACCAGTGTCTGACGGTGCTGTTCATCCTCGTCGCCACGGTCACGGCGGCCCGGGTGATCGCCGGTCTGGTGCGTACGCTCGCCCAGTCCCGGGCCGGGGTCGCGGGCTCGGTCACGATCTTCGTGAACATCACCCGGGTCACGGTCCTCGCGATCGGTGTCCTGGTGATCCTCCAGACCCTGGGCATCCCGATCGCCCCGCTGGTCACCGCCCTCGGCGTCGGCGGTCTCGCGGTGGCCCTGGCGCTCCAGGACACCCTCGCCAACCTCTTCGCGGGCATCCACATCCTCGCTTCGAAGACGGTCCAGCCGGGCGACTACATCAAGCTGAGCAGTGGCGAGGAGGGCTATGTCGTCGACATCAACTGGCGGCAGACGACGATCAAGTCGCTCTCCAACAACCTGGTGATCATCCCCAACGGTCAGCTCGCCGGCACCAACATGACCAACTTCAACCAGCCCGAGCAGGACATGACCCTGCTGGTGCAGGTGGGCGTCGGCTACGACAGCGACCTGGAGCATGTCGAGCGGGTCACCAACGAGGTCATCGCCGAGACGATGAAGGAGGTCGAGGGCGCGGTCCCCGACCATGAGCCGGCCGTCCGGTTCCACACCTTCGGCGACTCGCGCATCGGGATGACCGTGATCCTCGGGGTCGGCGAGTTCAGCGACCAGTACCGGATCAAGCACGAGTTCATCAAGCGCCTGCACAGGCGCTATCGCGCCGAGGGCATCAGCGTGCCGGTGCCGCGGCGGGCGATCACCCTCCAGCCGGCCGGAACGACGGTCGAGATCCCCCACCAACGAGAATCGACGATCGAGCTCGCGCCGTAG
- a CDS encoding NADP-dependent isocitrate dehydrogenase — MTDSTIIYTHTDEAPALATHSFLPVIKAYASQAGVSVETRDISLAGRIIAVFPEYLEEGQRIPDALSELGELAKTPAANIIKLPNISASIPQLKAAIAELQGQGYALPDYPDDPKSDEEREIRARYDKIKGSAVNPVLREGNSDRRAPASVKNYAKTHPHRMGAWSADSKTNVATMGENDFRSTEKSAVISEAGSLKIELVGDDGSTTVLRESVPVLAGEVVDASVMRVAALREFLTAQVARAKAEGVLFSVHLKATMMKVSDPIVFGHVVRAFFPKTFAKYGETLAAAGLSPNDGLGGIYKGLEALPEGAEIKASFDAELAEGPALAMVDSDKGITNLHVPSDVIVDASMPAMIRTSGHMWGPDGQEADTLAVLPDSSYSGVYQVVVDDCRANGAYDPSTMGSVPNVGLMAQKAEEYGSHDKTFEIPTTGTVRLVDQAGNVVIEQTVSAGDIFRACQTKDDPIRDWVKLAVTRARATGDPAVFWLDETRAHDANLIAKVNAYLPEHDTEGLDIRILAPVEATKLSVERIRRGENTISVTGNVLRDYLTDLFPILELGTSAKMLSVVPLMAGGGLFETGAGGSAPKHVQQLVKEDYLRWDSLGEFFALVPSLEQYATTTGNAKAKVLADTLDRATATFLNEDKSPSRRVGGIDNRGSHFYLSLYWAQELAAQTDDADLAKAFAPLAETLAANEQRIVDELIAVQGKPADIGGYYQPDPAKAAAVMRPSATWNEALANFA; from the coding sequence GTGACTGACTCGACCATCATCTACACGCACACTGACGAGGCGCCCGCCCTGGCGACCCACTCGTTCCTGCCCGTGATCAAGGCGTACGCCTCGCAGGCCGGTGTCTCCGTCGAGACCCGTGACATCTCGCTGGCCGGGCGCATCATCGCCGTCTTCCCGGAGTACCTGGAGGAGGGCCAGCGCATCCCCGACGCCCTCTCCGAACTGGGCGAGCTGGCCAAGACGCCCGCGGCGAACATCATCAAGCTGCCGAACATCTCGGCGTCCATCCCGCAGCTGAAGGCCGCGATCGCCGAGCTGCAGGGCCAGGGCTACGCGCTGCCGGACTACCCGGACGACCCGAAGTCCGACGAGGAGCGCGAGATCCGCGCCCGCTACGACAAGATCAAGGGTTCCGCCGTGAACCCGGTCCTGCGTGAGGGCAACTCGGACCGCCGCGCCCCCGCGTCGGTCAAGAACTACGCGAAGACCCACCCGCACCGCATGGGTGCCTGGTCCGCCGACTCCAAGACGAACGTCGCGACCATGGGCGAGAACGACTTCCGCTCCACCGAGAAGTCCGCGGTGATCTCCGAGGCCGGCTCCCTGAAGATCGAGCTGGTCGGCGACGACGGCTCCACCACCGTGCTGCGCGAGTCCGTACCCGTCCTCGCGGGCGAGGTCGTCGACGCCTCCGTGATGCGCGTCGCCGCGCTGCGCGAGTTCCTGACCGCGCAGGTCGCCCGGGCCAAGGCCGAGGGCGTGCTGTTCTCCGTGCACCTCAAGGCCACGATGATGAAGGTCTCCGACCCGATCGTCTTCGGTCACGTGGTGCGTGCCTTCTTCCCGAAGACCTTCGCGAAGTACGGCGAGACGCTGGCCGCGGCCGGTCTGTCCCCGAACGACGGTCTGGGCGGCATCTACAAGGGTCTGGAGGCCCTGCCGGAGGGCGCCGAGATCAAGGCCTCCTTCGACGCCGAGCTCGCCGAGGGCCCGGCGCTGGCGATGGTCGACTCCGACAAGGGCATCACCAACCTGCACGTGCCGTCCGACGTCATCGTCGACGCCTCGATGCCGGCCATGATCCGCACGTCCGGTCACATGTGGGGCCCGGACGGCCAGGAGGCCGACACCCTCGCGGTGCTCCCGGACTCCTCGTACTCCGGTGTCTACCAGGTCGTCGTCGACGACTGCCGCGCCAACGGCGCCTACGACCCGTCGACCATGGGCTCCGTCCCGAACGTCGGCCTCATGGCGCAGAAGGCCGAGGAGTACGGCTCCCACGACAAGACCTTCGAGATCCCGACCACCGGCACGGTCCGCCTCGTCGACCAGGCCGGCAACGTGGTGATCGAGCAGACGGTCTCCGCCGGTGACATCTTCCGCGCCTGCCAGACCAAGGACGACCCGATCCGCGACTGGGTCAAGCTGGCCGTCACCCGCGCCCGCGCCACCGGTGACCCGGCCGTGTTCTGGCTGGACGAGACCCGCGCGCACGACGCCAACCTGATCGCCAAGGTCAACGCCTACCTGCCGGAGCACGACACCGAGGGCCTGGACATCCGCATCCTCGCCCCGGTCGAGGCCACCAAGCTGTCGGTGGAGCGCATCCGCCGCGGCGAGAACACCATCTCGGTGACCGGCAACGTACTGCGTGACTACCTCACCGACCTGTTCCCCATCCTGGAGCTGGGCACCAGCGCCAAGATGCTGTCGGTCGTCCCGCTGATGGCGGGCGGCGGCCTCTTCGAGACGGGCGCCGGTGGCTCCGCCCCGAAGCACGTCCAGCAGCTGGTCAAGGAGGACTACCTGCGCTGGGACTCGCTCGGTGAGTTCTTCGCCCTGGTGCCGTCCCTGGAGCAGTACGCGACGACCACCGGCAACGCCAAGGCCAAGGTCCTCGCCGACACCCTGGACCGCGCCACGGCGACCTTCCTCAACGAGGACAAGTCCCCCTCGCGTCGCGTCGGCGGCATCGACAACCGCGGCAGCCACTTCTACCTGTCGCTGTACTGGGCCCAGGAGCTGGCCGCCCAGACCGACGACGCCGACCTGGCCAAGGCCTTCGCCCCGCTCGCCGAGACCCTCGCGGCGAACGAGCAGCGAATCGTCGACGAGCTGATCGCCGTGCAGGGCAAGCCGGCCGACATCGGCGGCTACTACCAGCCGGACCCGGCCAAGGCCGCCGCGGTCATGCGCCCGTCGGCCACCTGGAACGAGGCGCTGGCGAACTTCGCCTGA
- a CDS encoding alpha/beta hydrolase, which yields MTETTHRPPVLEPAAAAFAEATANPPYLFDLGPVEGRKVVDEVQSGDIEKPAVDEEWVTVPGGPTGEVRARVVRPAGAEGVLPVILYIHGAGWVFGNAHTHDRLVRELAVGARAAIVFPEYDLSPEARYPVAVEQNYAVARWIVAEGAGRGLDATRIAVAGDSVGGNMTAALTLMAKERGDVPLVQQVLFYPVTDAAFDTGSYQRFAEGYFLRRDAMRWFWDQYTTSEKERAEITASPLRATPEELQGLPPALVITAEADVLRDEGEAYADKLREAGVPVTAVRYQGIIHDFVMLDALRGTHAAEAAIGQAISTLRTALGTD from the coding sequence ATGACCGAGACCACCCACCGCCCTCCCGTCCTCGAACCCGCCGCGGCGGCCTTCGCGGAGGCGACCGCGAACCCGCCGTACCTCTTCGACCTCGGGCCGGTCGAGGGCCGCAAGGTCGTCGACGAGGTGCAGTCGGGCGACATCGAGAAGCCGGCCGTGGACGAGGAGTGGGTGACCGTGCCGGGAGGGCCCACCGGCGAGGTCAGGGCACGTGTCGTCCGCCCGGCGGGAGCCGAGGGCGTGCTGCCGGTGATCCTCTACATCCACGGCGCGGGCTGGGTGTTCGGCAACGCGCACACCCATGACCGGCTGGTGCGCGAGCTGGCCGTGGGCGCGCGGGCCGCGATCGTCTTCCCCGAGTACGACCTCTCGCCCGAGGCCCGTTATCCGGTCGCCGTCGAGCAGAACTACGCGGTGGCCCGCTGGATCGTCGCCGAGGGCGCCGGCCGTGGCCTGGACGCCACCCGGATCGCCGTGGCCGGTGACTCCGTCGGCGGCAACATGACCGCCGCGCTGACCCTGATGGCCAAGGAGCGGGGCGATGTGCCCCTGGTCCAGCAGGTGCTCTTCTACCCGGTCACCGACGCCGCCTTCGACACCGGCTCCTACCAGCGGTTCGCCGAGGGCTACTTCCTGCGGCGCGACGCCATGCGGTGGTTCTGGGACCAGTACACGACCAGCGAGAAGGAGCGCGCCGAGATCACCGCCTCACCGCTGCGCGCCACTCCCGAGGAGCTCCAGGGGCTGCCGCCGGCCCTGGTGATCACCGCCGAGGCCGACGTCCTGCGCGACGAGGGTGAGGCGTACGCGGACAAGCTCCGCGAAGCGGGGGTGCCGGTGACCGCGGTGCGCTACCAGGGCATCATCCACGACTTCGTGATGCTCGACGCCCTGCGCGGGACGCACGCGGCCGAGGCCGCCATCGGGCAGGCGATCAGCACCCTGCGCACGGCGCTCGGCACCGACTGA
- a CDS encoding MarR family winged helix-turn-helix transcriptional regulator, translating into MLLDDQLCFALYAASRAVTARYRPLLDELGLTYPQYLVMLVLWEQDSISVRDLGTALQLESSTLSPLLKRLEAGGLLRRERRTDDERSVAIRLTDSGARLEERARSVPVDIGEAMGLSPEQHTLTKQLLRLLTANVSRT; encoded by the coding sequence CTGCTCCTGGACGACCAGCTCTGCTTCGCCCTGTACGCCGCCTCGCGCGCGGTCACGGCCCGCTACCGACCACTCCTCGACGAGCTGGGGCTGACCTATCCGCAGTACCTCGTCATGCTGGTGCTCTGGGAGCAGGACTCGATCTCCGTGCGCGACCTGGGCACGGCGCTCCAGTTGGAGTCCAGCACCCTCTCCCCGCTGCTGAAACGCCTGGAAGCCGGCGGCCTGCTGCGCCGCGAGCGCCGCACGGACGACGAGCGCTCCGTCGCCATCCGCCTCACCGACTCCGGTGCCCGGCTGGAGGAGCGGGCCCGGAGCGTCCCCGTGGACATCGGCGAGGCCATGGGGCTGTCCCCCGAACAGCACACCCTGACCAAGCAGTTGCTGCGGCTGCTCACGGCGAACGTCAGCCGTACGTGA
- a CDS encoding aldo/keto reductase: MRYRTIGSDPGTRREVSVLALGAMLFGSRTDDRTSFAILDRYVEAGGNFIDTSDNYAFWTDGGQGGQSEELLGRWRRSRGIGDEIVIATKLGARPLAPGTSYVDNAEGLSAEAIRESAERSRERLGVERLDLLYAHIEDRTVPLRETVEGFAGLVAQGTVGLLGVSNHAVWRVERARALAAATGLPGYEVLQYHHSYLRPRTDVPGDLWADGTLGATTAELLSYLEAEPDLTLVAYSPLLKGGYVRPDRLPSDYDHPGTTTRTKVLGEVARETGATVNQVVLAWQLGGRFPIVPLTGVSSVAQLEENLDAVELELTREQRLRLDAAN; the protein is encoded by the coding sequence ATGAGGTACCGCACGATCGGCAGTGACCCCGGGACCCGTCGCGAGGTCAGTGTGCTCGCGCTGGGCGCGATGCTGTTCGGTTCGCGGACGGACGACAGGACGTCCTTCGCGATACTCGACCGCTACGTCGAGGCGGGCGGGAATTTCATCGACACCTCCGACAACTACGCCTTCTGGACCGACGGTGGGCAGGGCGGGCAGAGCGAGGAACTGCTCGGCCGGTGGCGGCGCAGCCGGGGGATCGGCGACGAGATCGTCATCGCCACCAAGCTCGGCGCCCGGCCCCTGGCGCCCGGCACCAGCTATGTCGACAACGCGGAGGGCCTGTCGGCCGAGGCGATCCGGGAGTCGGCGGAGCGCAGCCGGGAACGGCTCGGGGTGGAGCGACTGGACCTGCTCTACGCCCACATCGAGGACCGTACGGTGCCGCTGCGGGAGACCGTCGAAGGCTTCGCGGGTCTCGTCGCGCAGGGCACGGTCGGGCTGCTCGGCGTGAGCAACCACGCCGTGTGGCGGGTGGAGCGGGCGCGCGCCCTCGCCGCCGCCACCGGTCTGCCCGGGTACGAGGTGCTCCAGTACCACCACAGCTATCTGCGGCCGCGGACCGACGTCCCGGGCGACCTCTGGGCGGACGGCACCCTGGGCGCGACCACCGCCGAGCTGCTGAGCTATCTGGAGGCCGAGCCCGACCTCACTCTGGTCGCCTACTCACCGCTGCTCAAGGGCGGTTACGTACGGCCGGACAGGCTGCCGTCGGACTACGACCACCCGGGCACCACCACACGGACGAAGGTGCTCGGCGAGGTGGCGCGGGAGACCGGCGCGACCGTCAACCAGGTGGTGCTCGCCTGGCAGTTGGGGGGCCGGTTCCCGATCGTTCCGTTGACCGGGGTGTCGTCGGTGGCGCAGTTGGAGGAGAACCTGGATGCGGTGGAGCTGGAGCTGACGCGGGAACAGCGGCTCAGGCTCGACGCCGCGAACTGA
- a CDS encoding glycoside hydrolase family 43 protein, with protein sequence MPLHDPFVVADDRSRTYHLYTSNDPAVSGVDGTGTMVYRSADLRDWTRPEVVFRTADQHGIWASDGAWAPEVHAWNGRFYLFTTLHDENKPLKVPPANRWGTPFQLPNHMRGTITAVSDSLSGPFTVVDPERPTPPENLMTLDGTLYVDPSGQPWMVYAHEWLQTVDGTMEAIRLAPDLTRTIGDPVFLFKASDASWLTEQIPGGMPHQLAPYITDGPQLYRTPDDSLLMLWSTYEKNVAGDDGTISGGYVQTYAVSRSGDLTGPWDQRRPLVREDSGHGMLFRTFDGQLMMIVHRPFENARGKLYEMRLTGSELRVLRRRADLDGGG encoded by the coding sequence ATGCCGCTGCACGATCCGTTCGTGGTAGCCGACGACAGGAGCCGCACGTACCACCTCTACACGTCCAACGACCCGGCCGTCTCGGGTGTGGACGGCACCGGCACGATGGTCTACCGCAGCGCCGACCTGCGGGACTGGACCCGCCCCGAGGTGGTCTTCCGGACGGCCGACCAGCACGGGATCTGGGCGAGCGACGGCGCGTGGGCGCCGGAGGTGCACGCATGGAACGGCCGCTTCTACCTGTTCACCACACTGCATGACGAGAACAAGCCGCTGAAGGTGCCACCGGCCAACCGTTGGGGCACGCCGTTCCAGCTGCCGAACCACATGCGCGGCACGATCACGGCCGTCTCCGACTCCCTGTCGGGGCCCTTCACCGTCGTGGACCCCGAACGCCCCACCCCGCCCGAGAACTTGATGACCCTCGACGGCACGCTCTACGTCGACCCGTCCGGGCAGCCCTGGATGGTGTACGCGCACGAGTGGCTGCAGACCGTGGACGGGACCATGGAGGCGATCCGGCTGGCGCCGGACCTGACCCGGACCATCGGGGATCCGGTCTTCCTCTTCAAGGCCTCCGACGCCTCCTGGCTCACCGAGCAGATCCCCGGCGGAATGCCGCACCAGCTCGCGCCGTACATCACCGACGGTCCACAGCTGTACCGGACACCCGACGACTCCCTGCTGATGCTGTGGTCGACGTACGAGAAGAACGTGGCCGGCGACGACGGCACCATCAGCGGCGGCTATGTACAGACCTACGCGGTCTCCAGGTCGGGCGACCTCACGGGGCCGTGGGACCAACGACGGCCGCTGGTGCGGGAGGACAGCGGCCACGGCATGCTGTTCCGCACGTTCGACGGGCAGTTGATGATGATCGTCCACCGCCCCTTCGAGAACGCCCGGGGCAAGCTCTACGAGATGCGGCTCACCGGCAGCGAGCTGCGCGTGCTGCGCAGGCGTGCCGATCTCGACGGCGGCGGCTGA
- a CDS encoding peptidoglycan-binding protein, translating to MGRPGTVSARLGGYAVGARRLTTCAERPRARDHAGRRERDVQRARLRLRCRHPHRRLGQRGHPVDRHRHRHRHRHRHRHQLQHQLQRHLPLAEDPLGGRLPGLASDIDGRFGSDTEAATEALQRYFALGVDGSVGQETFGHMDKWLYFVSGSTADGRTANLTCSAPAGPRSAPGTDRERRAAHASPGARDMRGAPGCRGQPPPSRSARLRSTRSSLPVSRIS from the coding sequence ATCGGACGACCCGGAACTGTATCCGCTCGGCTGGGTGGATACGCCGTTGGGGCGCGGCGCCTGACAACGTGCGCCGAGCGCCCTCGCGCTCGGGACCACGCCGGCCGCCGCGAGCGGGACGTACAGCGGGCTCGCCTACGTCTACGGTGCCGACACCCACATCGACGACTGGGGCAACGAGGGCATCCTGTCGACCGTCACCGTCACCGTCACCGTCACCGTCACCGTCACCGGCACCAACTCCAACACCAACTCCAACGCCACCTGCCTCTGGCAGAAGATCCTCTGGGCGGACGGCTTCCTGGACTCGCCTCGGACATCGACGGCAGGTTCGGCTCGGACACCGAGGCCGCGACCGAGGCCCTCCAGAGGTACTTCGCCCTCGGTGTCGACGGATCGGTCGGTCAGGAGACGTTCGGACACATGGACAAGTGGCTGTACTTCGTCTCCGGCAGCACCGCCGACGGCCGGACCGCGAACCTGACCTGCTCCGCACCGGCCGGGCCGCGGTCCGCACCGGGTACCGACCGCGAACGCCGAGCCGCGCATGCCTCTCCCGGGGCAAGGGACATGCGAGGTGCTCCGGGGTGCCGGGGTCAGCCGCCGCCGTCGAGATCGGCACGCCTGCGCAGCACGCGCAGCTCGCTGCCGGTGAGCCGCATCTCGTAG
- a CDS encoding MarR family winged helix-turn-helix transcriptional regulator — MAERRTPSRGMDDVDAVTRAVLTASRLLVAVSARSLAEVEERVTLPQFRMLVVLSTRGATKLVVLADLLQVAPSTAMRMIDRLIAAGLADRQINPDNRRETMLQLTDEGRRTVADVTARRRTEIATIVERLAPAQRTALVGALTAFNEAGAEPLAPASDDPELYPLGWVDTPLGRGA, encoded by the coding sequence ATGGCGGAACGTAGGACCCCCTCAAGGGGCATGGACGATGTCGACGCGGTCACCCGAGCGGTGCTCACCGCGTCGCGGTTGCTGGTGGCGGTCTCGGCGAGATCTCTGGCCGAGGTCGAGGAACGGGTGACGCTGCCGCAATTCCGCATGCTGGTCGTGTTGTCGACCCGTGGTGCCACCAAGCTCGTCGTGCTCGCCGACCTGCTTCAGGTGGCGCCGTCCACCGCCATGCGGATGATCGACCGACTGATCGCGGCCGGGCTCGCCGACCGGCAGATCAACCCGGACAACCGCCGCGAGACCATGCTCCAGCTCACGGACGAGGGGCGGCGCACCGTCGCCGACGTCACCGCCCGGCGCCGCACCGAGATCGCGACGATCGTCGAACGGCTCGCTCCGGCCCAACGGACGGCGCTCGTCGGCGCGCTCACCGCGTTCAACGAGGCGGGTGCGGAGCCCCTGGCCCCGGCATCGGACGACCCGGAACTGTATCCGCTCGGCTGGGTGGATACGCCGTTGGGGCGCGGCGCCTGA
- a CDS encoding alpha/beta fold hydrolase — protein MPSIYRNAKCRQQVRAWCLERLSEWSVPHQRREIPTTVGVTSVITMGPDRAPAVVLVPGTNTNGAVCRHLAAALGARWPTVVLDVPGQPGLSADVRPRRGRSTWYGRWLTEALEQAVPGPALLVGHSLGGAVVLASDSPRIAGRLLLSSAGLVRLRVPTGVVASTVPWLARPTPPRTARVLRRMMAFDGRVPDELTEWMTLVARCCHSSLAPPPLSPELLAERRSTPCLVATGRHDVFLPPRRLGPAARRHLGARLHVVDGSGHLLLDESPDEVVALVAQALDSAFGDAE, from the coding sequence GTGCCCTCCATCTATCGCAACGCGAAGTGTCGGCAGCAAGTACGAGCCTGGTGTCTTGAACGGCTCAGTGAGTGGAGTGTGCCGCACCAGCGCCGTGAGATCCCTACGACCGTCGGCGTCACCAGCGTCATCACCATGGGGCCCGACCGGGCGCCGGCCGTCGTGCTGGTGCCCGGGACGAACACCAACGGTGCTGTCTGCCGCCACCTGGCCGCGGCGCTCGGCGCCCGCTGGCCCACCGTCGTGCTCGACGTGCCCGGGCAGCCCGGTCTGAGCGCGGACGTCCGCCCACGCCGGGGACGGTCCACGTGGTACGGGCGATGGCTCACCGAGGCATTGGAGCAGGCTGTGCCGGGACCGGCCCTGCTCGTCGGGCATTCGCTGGGCGGCGCCGTCGTGCTCGCCTCCGACTCCCCGCGCATCGCCGGGCGGTTGTTGCTCTCCAGTGCCGGGCTGGTGCGGCTGCGGGTCCCGACGGGCGTGGTGGCGTCCACCGTGCCGTGGCTCGCCCGGCCGACTCCGCCGAGGACCGCCCGGGTGCTGCGTCGGATGATGGCCTTTGACGGGCGGGTGCCTGACGAGCTCACGGAGTGGATGACGCTGGTCGCCCGCTGCTGTCACAGCAGTCTCGCCCCTCCCCCGCTGTCGCCCGAGCTGCTGGCCGAACGCCGGTCAACGCCGTGCCTTGTGGCCACGGGGCGCCATGACGTCTTCCTGCCGCCCCGGCGCCTCGGCCCGGCCGCCCGACGGCACCTCGGCGCCCGGCTCCACGTCGTGGACGGCTCGGGTCATCTACTGCTCGACGAGTCGCCTGACGAGGTCGTCGCTCTGGTGGCTCAGGCGCTGGACTCGGCGTTCGGGGACGCCGAGTAG
- the nhaA gene encoding Na+/H+ antiporter NhaA: MRDGRRERSVFLGLLPWPEQVRVARALRTETVGGLVLLAAAVVALVWANTPWSGTYEDIRDFHFGIPALGLDLSVGHWTADGLLAVFFLVAGIELKRELVVGELRTPATAALPVVAALCGMAVPAAVYLATTGIGGGNGQGWAVPMATDIAFALAVLAVLSTHLPSALRAFLLTLAVVDDLGAILVIAVFFTSDLNPVALAGAVAGLVVFSLLQRFRVRGWWWYVPLGVVIWALMYNGGVHATVAGVAMGLILRTTRDEGEDASPGERTEHLLRPVSAGVAVPLFALFAAGVSVSTEALGEVFTRPEPLGVVLGLVVGKTVGIFAGTYLAARFTRARLNPDLAWADVFALAVLAGIGFTVALLIGELAFTDPADVEHIKAAVLLGSLIAAAGAALLIKRRNGIYRRLWEAETRDDDADGIPDIYQRTASGRDGVEGTS, translated from the coding sequence ATGCGCGACGGTCGGCGTGAGCGTTCAGTGTTCCTCGGCCTGCTGCCCTGGCCGGAGCAAGTGCGGGTGGCCCGCGCCCTGCGCACGGAGACGGTCGGCGGACTGGTGCTGTTGGCGGCGGCCGTGGTGGCACTGGTGTGGGCGAACACCCCGTGGAGCGGCACGTACGAGGACATCCGCGACTTCCACTTCGGGATACCCGCACTCGGCCTGGATCTGTCGGTGGGGCACTGGACGGCGGACGGGCTCCTGGCCGTCTTCTTCCTGGTCGCCGGGATCGAGCTGAAGCGCGAGCTGGTCGTGGGTGAGCTGCGGACCCCGGCCACCGCTGCCCTGCCCGTCGTCGCGGCCCTGTGCGGCATGGCGGTGCCCGCCGCCGTCTACCTGGCCACCACCGGGATCGGCGGGGGAAACGGTCAGGGCTGGGCGGTGCCGATGGCCACTGACATCGCCTTCGCGCTCGCGGTTCTCGCGGTGCTCTCCACCCATCTGCCGTCCGCCCTGCGAGCCTTCCTGCTGACCCTGGCGGTGGTCGACGACCTCGGCGCGATCCTGGTCATAGCCGTCTTCTTCACCAGCGACCTGAACCCCGTCGCCCTCGCCGGAGCCGTGGCCGGACTGGTCGTCTTCTCTCTGCTGCAGCGCTTCCGGGTGCGTGGCTGGTGGTGGTACGTCCCGCTCGGTGTGGTGATCTGGGCGCTGATGTACAACGGCGGCGTGCACGCGACGGTCGCCGGTGTGGCCATGGGCCTGATCCTGCGGACTACCCGGGACGAGGGCGAGGACGCCTCACCCGGGGAGCGGACCGAGCATCTGCTGCGGCCGGTGTCGGCCGGCGTGGCGGTGCCGCTGTTCGCGCTGTTCGCCGCAGGGGTGAGTGTGTCGACCGAGGCTCTGGGCGAGGTCTTCACCCGCCCGGAGCCGTTGGGCGTGGTGTTGGGCCTGGTCGTGGGCAAGACGGTCGGGATCTTCGCCGGCACCTACCTGGCCGCCCGCTTCACCCGGGCCCGCCTCAATCCGGACCTGGCATGGGCGGACGTGTTCGCCCTCGCGGTCCTGGCCGGGATCGGCTTCACCGTCGCCCTCCTGATCGGTGAACTCGCCTTCACCGACCCGGCCGACGTCGAGCACATCAAGGCCGCCGTCCTGCTCGGCTCACTGATCGCCGCGGCCGGAGCGGCGCTGCTCATCAAGCGCCGAAATGGGATCTACCGCCGCCTGTGGGAGGCCGAGACCCGGGACGACGATGCCGACGGAATCCCCGACATCTACCAGCGCACCGCCTCCGGCCGCGATGGTGTGGAGGGCACGAGCTGA